The following coding sequences are from one Musa acuminata AAA Group cultivar baxijiao chromosome BXJ1-6, Cavendish_Baxijiao_AAA, whole genome shotgun sequence window:
- the LOC135677489 gene encoding probable receptor-like protein kinase At4g39110, with product MDQASLPFLLFLLLQLLLCSTPTSGQAQKSAAAFTPADNFLIDCGATSTAAMPDGREFKTDLQSTPFLAAHDEVRASVPAAPGVPSPLYLTARIFHEETSYSFTLSRPGWHWIRLHFFAVNSSDFDLSSAVFTVNTDDFVLLHSFTVDDPTKWVLKEYLVNATNPRLAIRFSPLRNSVAFVNGIEVVSAPDVLIPDTASTVSPVGQIGGLSLSAYQVVYRINVGGPVITSANDTLGRAWDQSDTFLQSKSTAKKVSVSPSIIKYPEGTSPLIAPNTVHATAVKMADARVGRPNFNVTWIFVVDPSFGYFVRLHFCDIISKSLNDLYFNVYINGMMAVSGLDLSTLTSGLAMAYYKDIVLNASVATGRITIQIGPMKENTGRIDALLNGVEILKMNNSVGSLDGEFGVDGSMAGGGGSSNRRAIAAVGFAMMFGAFAGLGAMVVKWYKRPKDWRRRNSFSSWLLPVHTSTSTFTTSKGSGYGSHKSGYTFSSTLGLGRYMSLSELQAATKNFDQNAVIGVGGFGNVYLGELDDGTKVAVKRGNPQSEQGINEFQTEIQMLSKLRHRHLVSLIGYCDENSEMILVYEYMANGPFRDHIYGHNLPSLTWKQRLEICIGAARGLHYLHTGTAQGIIHRDVKTTNILLDDNFIAKVSDFGLSKDAPGMNQTHVSTAVKGSFGYLDPEYFRCQQLTDKSDVYSFGVVLLEALCARPAINPALPREQVNLAEWALQWKRKGLIEKIIDPNLTGTINKDSLGKFVEAAEKCLAEHGVDRPSMGDVLWNLEYALQLQETNPPDPPPQEAAKPTESKEEEKAVSIQVFAESSQRERDEPPAATTPVMSRSVENSSTTMANELFAQLTGMQGR from the coding sequence ATGGATCAGGCATCCCTccctttcctcctcttcctcctcctccagctcCTCCTCTGCTCGACGCCGACCTCCGGGCAGGCGCAAAAGTCGGCAGCGGCCTTTACCCCCGCCGACAACTTCCTGATCGACTGCGGCGCGACCTCCACGGCCGCCATGCCTGACGGCCGTGAATTCAAGACGGACTTGCAGTCGACTCCTTTCCTCGCTGCGCACGACGAGGTTCGCGCGTCCGTCCCCGCCGCCCCCGGCGTCCCCTCGCCGCTCTACCTCACAGCCAGGATCTTCCACGAGGAGACCTCCTACAGCTTCACGCTCTCCCGCCCTGGTTGGCACTGGATCAGGCTCCACTTCTTCGCCGTGAACAGCTCCGACTTCGACCTCAGCAGCGCCGTGTTCACCGTCAACACCGACGACTTCGTCCTCCTCCATAGCTTCACCGTCGACGACCCCACCAAGTGGGTGCTCAAGGAGTACCTCGTCAACGCCACCAATCCGCGCCTCGCCATCCGTTTCTCCCCGCTCCGCAACTCCGTCGCGTTCGTCAACGGCATCGAGGTCGTCTCCGCCCCCGACGTGCTCATCCCCGACACAGCCTCTACGGTCTCGCCCGTCGGGCAGATCGGCGGGCTCTCGCTCTCCGCTTACCAGGTGGTCTACCGGATCAACGTCGGTGGGCCGGTCATCACCTCCGCGAACGACACGCTCGGGCGCGCGTGGGATCAGAGCGACACATTCCTGCAATCGAAGTCCACCGCCAAGAAAGTGTCCGTGTCACCCAGCATAATCAAGTACCCGGAGGGAACCTCGCCCCTGATCGCGCCCAACACCGTGCATGCCACGGCCGTGAAAATGGCGGACGCGCGCGTCGGCCGCCCCAACTTCAACGTGACGTGGATCTTCGTCGTCGACCCCTCGTTCGGGTACTTCGTCCGACTGCACTTCTGCGACATCATCAGCAAGTCGCTCAACGACCTCTACTTCAACGTGTACATCAATGGGATGATGGCCGTCTCAGGCCTCGACCTCTCCACCCTCACCTCCGGCCTCGCGATGGCCTACTACAAAGACATTGTCCTGAACGCCTCGGTGGCCACGGGCAGAATAACCATACAGATCGGCCCCATGAAGGAGAACACTGGCAGGATCGACGCGCTGCTCAACGGCGTGGAGATTCTGAAGATGAACAACTCGGTGGGGAGCTTGGACGGCGAGTTCGGAGTCGATGGCTCCATGGCTGGAGGCGGCGGCAGCTCGAATCGGCGTGCGATCGCTGCCGTCGGATTCGCTATGATGTTTGGTGCCTTCGCCGGACTGGGGGCGATGGTGGTGAAGTGGTACAAGCGACCCAAGGACTGGCGGAGGAGGAATAGCTTCTCCTCGTGGCTCCTTCCGGTACACACGAGCACCTCCACGTTCACGACCAGCAAGGGGTCGGGTTACGGGTCGCACAAGAGCGGCTACACCTTCTCCTCCACGCTGGGTCTCGGCCGGTACATGTCCCTGTCGGAGCTGCAGGCGGCGACGAAGAACTTCGACCAGAATGCGGTGATCGGTGTGGGCGGCTTCGGGAACGTGTACCTTGGCGAGCTCGATGATGGGACGAAGGTGGCGGTCAAGAGAGGGAACCCGCAGTCGGAGCAGGGGATCAACGAGTTCCAGACGGAGATCCAGATGCTGTCTAAGCTGCGCCACCGCCACCTGGTGTCGCTGATCGGCTACTGCGACGAGAACTCGGAGATGAtcctggtgtacgagtacatggccAACGGGCCGTTCAGAGACCACATCTACGGGCACAACCTGCCGTCGCTGACGTGGAAGCAGCGGCTGGAAATATGCATCGGGGCGGCGCGCGGTCTGCACTACCTGCACACCGGCACGGCCCAGGGCATCATCCACCGTGACGTCAAGACCACCAACATCCTCCTGGACGACAACTTCATCGCCAAGGTGTCCGACTTCGGCCTCTCCAAGGACGCGCCGGGAATGAACCAGACGCACGTCAGTACCGCGGTGAAGGGCAGCTTCGGCTACCTCGACCCCGAGTATTTCCGGTGCCAGCAGCTGACGGACAAGTCGGACGTGTACTCCTTCGGGGTGGTGCTGCTGGAGGCCCTCTGCGCACGGCCGGCCATCAACCCCGCCCTTCCGAGGGAGCAAGTGAACCTGGCCGAGTGGGCGCTGCAGTGGAAGCGGAAGGGCCTGATCGAGAAGATCATCGACCCCAACCTCACCGGCACCATCAACAAGGACTCCCTGGGCAAGTTCGTGGAGGCTGCGGAGAAGTGTCTGGCGGAGCACGGGGTCGACCGGCCATCCATGGGCGACGTGCTGTGGAACCTCGAGTACGCTCTGCAGCTGCAGGAGACCAACCCCCCTGACCCACCTCCTCAGGAGGCGGCAAAGCCAACCGAgtcaaaggaggaggagaaggccgtCAGCATCCAGGTCTTCGCGGAGTCTTCGCAGAGGGAACGCGACGAGCCGCCCGCGGCGACGACTCCCGTCATGAGCCGATCCGTGGAGAATTCGAGCACGACGATGGCGAACGAGCTGTTCGCGCAGCTAACGGGAATGCAAGGAAGGTGA